From a region of the Zingiber officinale cultivar Zhangliang chromosome 4B, Zo_v1.1, whole genome shotgun sequence genome:
- the LOC121975925 gene encoding UV-B-induced protein At3g17800, chloroplastic-like: MEAVASLRSPQILYKNTGFGRSSSVFAAHRIGFLSFESKARLGFKGHFPIHLSKHGQQRLAARRSIIRASSSSSMEDSSRIAPLQLESPVGQFLSQILVNHPHLLPAAVDQQLEQLQTDREAEMNKEEPAPSETDIVLYRRIAEVKANERIRALEEILYALVVQKFVEADVSLVPAISQSDPSSRVDQWPSQDEKLEKLHSSEAYEMIKNHLALILGQRLGDSDSVAPISKLRVGQVYAASVMYGYFLKRVDQRFQLEKSMKILPWGSDEEESATRQAIPDESRPSTRTELTLHEASSWSSPGFTQGGLGNGMKPCRLRSYVMSFDSDTLQRCATIRSKEAFSIIEKHTEALFGRPEIVITPEGTIDSSKDELIKISFAGLRSLILEAVTFGSFLWDVETYIDCRYHFVTN, from the exons ATGGAAGCGGTGGCGAGCCTCCGATCTCCACAGATCCTCTATAAAAATACTGGCTTTGGCCGGAGTTCCTCCGTCTTCGCCGCCCATCGGATCGGTTTCCTGTCTTTCGAGTCCAAAGCCCGTCTCGGATTCAAG GGGCATTTTCCGATCCATTTGTCAAAGCATGGACAGCAACGATTAGCTGCGCGGAGGAGTATTATTAGGGCATCATCGTCTTCCTCCATGGAGGATTCATCGCGGATTGCTCCCCTCCAGCTGGAGTCGCCAGTTGGGCAATTTCTATCTCAGATCCTTGTCAACCATCCTCATCTCTTACCTGCTGCCGTCGATCAGCAACTGGAGCAACTCCAGACCGATCGCGAGGCTGAGATGAACAAAGAGGAGCCTGCTCCTTCGGAGACTGATATTGTTTTATACAG GAGAATTGCTGAGGTCAAAGCTAACGAGAGGATAAGGGCACTGGAAGAGATATTATATGCATTAGTTGTTCAAAAGTTTGTTGAAGCTGATGTTTCCTTGGTCCCTGCAATATCTCAATCAGATCCTTCCAGCAGGGTTGATCAGTGGCCATCCCAGGATGAAAAGCTTGAAAAGTTACATTCTTCTGAAGCTTACGAAATGATTAAGAATCACCTCGCTCTTATACTGGGGCAGCGGCTGGGTGACTCCGACTCGGTGGCGCCTATTAGCAAGCTTAGGGTTGGCCAAGTTTATGCTGCTTCTGTCATGTATGGCTACTTCCTCAAGAGAGTAGACCAAAGATTCCAACTTGAGAAATCAATGAAGATTCTCCCCTGGGGATCAGATGAAGAGGAGAGTGCTACTAGGCAAGCAATCCCAGATGAGTCAAGACCATCCACTCGAACAGAATTAACTCTTCATGAGGCATCATCATGGTCTTCACCAGGCTTTACCCAAGGTGGGCTTGGGAATGGAATGAAACCCTGTCGGCTGCGGTCCTATGTCATGTCCTTTGATTCTGATACTCTTCAAAGATGTGCTACAATTAGATCAAAGGAAGCCTTTAGCATAATTGAGAAGCACACTGAGGCTCTGTTTGGGAGGCCTGAGATTGTCATCACACCAGAAGGAACTATTGATTCTTCCAAGGATGAGCTCATTAAGATCAGTTTTGCAGGTTTGAGGAGCCTTATCTTGGAGGCTGTAACTTTTGGATCTTTCCTTTGGGATGTTGAAACCTACATAGATTGTAGGTATCATTTTGTGACTAACTAG
- the LOC121978510 gene encoding uncharacterized protein LOC121978510 — MAYPQSNGQAEVGNREILRVLRAQLDHVGGSWVDELWALCTTLKEGTGMTPFHMVYGGEAVAPVEVGVESDRVQHYNEGNTEQRHMEFDLLDETRAKEVVRLMAYRQRMKQNYNRRVIPRSF; from the coding sequence ATGGCCTACCCTCAGAGCAACGGACAGGCGGAAGTCGGAAATCGGGAGATCCTCCGAGTACTGCGTGCTCAGCTCGACCATGTTGGGGGCAGTTGGGTCGACGAGCTGTGGGCTCTTTGCACTACCTTGAAGGAGGGGACTGGCATGACTCCTTTCCACATGGTGTACGGTGGTGAGGCAGTTGCCCCCGTAGAAGTCGGAGTGGAGTCCGATCGTGTACAACATTACAATGAAGGCAACACCGAACAGAGGCATATGGAGTTCGACTTGTTAGACGAAACGCGAGCTAAAGAAGTCGttcggctaatggcgtaccggcaacggatgaagcagaactacaaccggagaGTGATCCCAAGATCCTTCTAG